A single Mobula hypostoma chromosome 26, sMobHyp1.1, whole genome shotgun sequence DNA region contains:
- the LOC134338265 gene encoding stromal membrane-associated protein 2-like isoform X2: MATRAERERAQRLNERHQAALSELLQDNRECADCGSRGPRWASWNLGVFLCIRCAGIHRNLGVHISKVKSVTLDQWTPEQIQSIQEMGNSKARVLYEAYLPDDFKRPQTDQSVESFIRDKYEKKKYFNKGIDVTAFRKENNKWKKETETKESKPVPVIFEKVKVKDEQQQLRTSSSAPPGPTIDLLGLDAPAAAPTTSGTTSLTTTMANDLDLFGSIMSNPLPEPSTFQSTSLASAPQEGAENLNLFADPSLKQEDSGKKQLSKDTILSLYGSQPTHVPVQGAMFMPSAQTPYGPCLAPGFANFSPVGSGALPAGAVMGNVGQSLGMVAPVALPPGFVGSMQAGVMGMPSGMMAQPGAHVAGMAMPQPVYGVQQAQQLQWNIAQMTQHMAGVNFYGANGMVNYGQSPVSMGAGTAPAAGQSLGTQIWK, from the exons GACCAAGATGGGCATCCTGGAACCTGGGAGTATTCCTTTGCATTCGCTGTGCTGGTATTCACAGAAACCTTGGAGTCCACATCTCCAAGGTGAAGTCAGTAACTTTGGATCAGTGGACACCAGAACAGATCCAG AGCATACAGGAAATGGGAAACTCTAAAGCCAGGGTACTGTATGAAGCTTATCTTCCTGATGACTTCAAGCGACCACAAACAGACCA ATCTGTGGAAAGCTTCATAAGAGACAAATATGAAAAAAAGAAGTATTTTAATAAAGGTATTGATGTCACTGCTTTCAGG AAAGAAAATAACAAATGGAAGAAAGAGACGGAGACAAAAGAAAGCAAACCTGTACCAGTTATTTTTGAAAAGGTTAAAGTG AAAGATGAACAGCAGCAGTTGAGAACAAGTTCTTCAGCACCTCCAGGGCCTACGATTGACCTTCTGGGCTTGG ACGCTCCTGCAGCAGCTCCTACCACCAGTGGGACCACTAGTCTAACCACAACTATGGCTAATGACCTGGATCTATTTGGATCAATAATGTCCAATCCACTGCCTGAACCCAGCACATTCCAAAGCACG TCTTTGGCCTCTGCTCCCCAGGAAGGAGCTGAAAACCTGAACCTCTTTGCTGACCCCTCCCTGAAGCaggaggattctgggaagaagCAGCTCTCAAAGGACACCATTCTGTCACTTTATGGGTCGCAGCCCACCCATGTTCCAGTGCAAG GTGCGATGTTTATGCCCTCTGCACAAACACCCTATGGTCCCTGTCTGGCACCTGGCTTCGCGAATTTTTCCCCGGTGGGCAGTGGAGCCCTGCCGGCCGGTGCTGTGATGGGTAATGTGGGGCAGTCATTGGGCATGGTGGCTCCAGTAGCATTGCCACCAGGATTCGTAGGTAGCATGCAGGCCGGGGTGATGGGTATGCCCAGTGGGATGATGGCGCAGCCGGGCGCCCACGTGGCTGGGATGGCCATGCCTCAGCCGGTGTACGGAGTCCAACAGGCACAGCAGCTGCAGTGGAACATTGCACAG ATGACTCAGCATATGGCCGGGGTGAATTTCTACGGGGCCAATGGTATGGTGAATTATGGACAGTCGCCAGTTTCCATGGGAGCAGGAACTGCTCCAGCAGCAGGTCAGTCCCTCGGCACCCAGATATGGAAATAG
- the LOC134338265 gene encoding stromal membrane-associated protein 2-like isoform X1 has translation MATRAERERAQRLNERHQAALSELLQDNRECADCGSRGPRWASWNLGVFLCIRCAGIHRNLGVHISKVKSVTLDQWTPEQIQSIQEMGNSKARVLYEAYLPDDFKRPQTDQSVESFIRDKYEKKKYFNKGIDVTAFRKENNKWKKETETKESKPVPVIFEKVKVAPKKDEQQQLRTSSSAPPGPTIDLLGLDAPAAAPTTSGTTSLTTTMANDLDLFGSIMSNPLPEPSTFQSTSLASAPQEGAENLNLFADPSLKQEDSGKKQLSKDTILSLYGSQPTHVPVQGAMFMPSAQTPYGPCLAPGFANFSPVGSGALPAGAVMGNVGQSLGMVAPVALPPGFVGSMQAGVMGMPSGMMAQPGAHVAGMAMPQPVYGVQQAQQLQWNIAQMTQHMAGVNFYGANGMVNYGQSPVSMGAGTAPAAGQSLGTQIWK, from the exons GACCAAGATGGGCATCCTGGAACCTGGGAGTATTCCTTTGCATTCGCTGTGCTGGTATTCACAGAAACCTTGGAGTCCACATCTCCAAGGTGAAGTCAGTAACTTTGGATCAGTGGACACCAGAACAGATCCAG AGCATACAGGAAATGGGAAACTCTAAAGCCAGGGTACTGTATGAAGCTTATCTTCCTGATGACTTCAAGCGACCACAAACAGACCA ATCTGTGGAAAGCTTCATAAGAGACAAATATGAAAAAAAGAAGTATTTTAATAAAGGTATTGATGTCACTGCTTTCAGG AAAGAAAATAACAAATGGAAGAAAGAGACGGAGACAAAAGAAAGCAAACCTGTACCAGTTATTTTTGAAAAGGTTAAAGTG GCACCAAAGAAAGATGAACAGCAGCAGTTGAGAACAAGTTCTTCAGCACCTCCAGGGCCTACGATTGACCTTCTGGGCTTGG ACGCTCCTGCAGCAGCTCCTACCACCAGTGGGACCACTAGTCTAACCACAACTATGGCTAATGACCTGGATCTATTTGGATCAATAATGTCCAATCCACTGCCTGAACCCAGCACATTCCAAAGCACG TCTTTGGCCTCTGCTCCCCAGGAAGGAGCTGAAAACCTGAACCTCTTTGCTGACCCCTCCCTGAAGCaggaggattctgggaagaagCAGCTCTCAAAGGACACCATTCTGTCACTTTATGGGTCGCAGCCCACCCATGTTCCAGTGCAAG GTGCGATGTTTATGCCCTCTGCACAAACACCCTATGGTCCCTGTCTGGCACCTGGCTTCGCGAATTTTTCCCCGGTGGGCAGTGGAGCCCTGCCGGCCGGTGCTGTGATGGGTAATGTGGGGCAGTCATTGGGCATGGTGGCTCCAGTAGCATTGCCACCAGGATTCGTAGGTAGCATGCAGGCCGGGGTGATGGGTATGCCCAGTGGGATGATGGCGCAGCCGGGCGCCCACGTGGCTGGGATGGCCATGCCTCAGCCGGTGTACGGAGTCCAACAGGCACAGCAGCTGCAGTGGAACATTGCACAG ATGACTCAGCATATGGCCGGGGTGAATTTCTACGGGGCCAATGGTATGGTGAATTATGGACAGTCGCCAGTTTCCATGGGAGCAGGAACTGCTCCAGCAGCAGGTCAGTCCCTCGGCACCCAGATATGGAAATAG